Below is a window of Herbiconiux aconitum DNA.
CGAACGCGCCTTCGGCGTGGAGTTCCGCGACCTCGGCCGAAGCTTCCCGGCGCCCAAGAAGCGCGGCGTCGAGACGAGCGTGCTCGGCGAGGTGACACTGCGTATCGAGCCCGGTGAGATCGTCGCGATCCTCGGCCCGAGCGGCTGCGGCAAGTCGACCCTGTTGCGGATCGCGGGCGGACTCGACCGCCCGACCAGCGGGTCGGTCACGATCGACGGAGCTGCGGTCGCCGAATTCGACCCCCGCTGCGCGATCGGCTTCCAGGAGCCGCGGCTGCTCCCCTGGCGAACCCTCGAGCAGAACGTGGCACTCGGGTTGCCACGCGGCGGATCGCGCGCCGACGGCCGCGAGATCGTGGCCGAGCTGGTGTCGCTGGTCGGACTGTCGAACTTCTCCGGGCACACCCCTCGCCAGATCTCCGGCGGCATGGCCCAGCGTGCCTCCCTGGCTCGCGCGCTCGCGCGCAACCCCGGCGTGCTCCTGCTCGACGAGCCGTTCGGCGCCCTGGATGCGCTCACCCGGCTGAAGATGCAAGACCTCCTCCTCGAGGTGCACGCCGCCGCCCCCACGACGGTGCTCCTCGTGACGCACGACGTCGACGAGGCCCTGCAGCTGGCCGACCGCGTCATCCTGCTCGGCAAGGGGCCGGATGACGGCGCCAACCGCATCCAGCAGGTCATCACCGTTCCAGGCGCACGCCCCCGTGATCGGGGCTCGGCCGAGCTGGCGGAGCTGCGCGCGCAGCTGCTCGGCGGCCTCGGCATCGAGCGGCACGCCTCGGGCGACGAACTCCCCTGAACATCTCACCCGCACCAGCCGCAGCACCACCACTCACCCACAGCACACCACGAAGGACCACCATGACCCGCACCAGACTCCTCCCGATCGCGCTCGCCGCGACCGCCGCCGCGAGCCTCCTGCTCTCCGGCTGCGTCGCGGGCGAGAACCAGGGCAATGCGGCCGCCGCCGCTCCCGCGGCCTCCGACGGCGCTGCCCCCGTCACCGAGGGCGGCACGCTCAACATCGACTTCGCCACCTACAACCCGCTCAGCCTCGTGATCAAAGATCAGGGCTGGCTCGAGGATGCGCTGGCTCCTCAGGGCATCACCGTCAACTGGGTGCAGTCGGCCGGGTCGAACAAGGCCAACGAGGCCCTCCGCGCCGGAGCGATCGACGTGGGATCGACCGCCGGATCGGCCGCTCTGCTCGCCCGCTCCAACGGCTCCCCCATCCAGGTCATCGACATCTTCTCGCAGCCCGAGTGGTCGGCGCTCGTGGTGCCGGCCGGATCGCCGATCACCTCGGTGGCCGACCTCAAGGGCAAGCAGATCGCGGCCACCAAGGGCACCGACCCCTACTTCTTCCTCATTCAGGCGCTCGAGGCGAACGGCCTCAGCGCCGACGACGTGACCGTGCAGAACCTGCAGCACGCCGACGGCTGGGCAGCACTGCAGAACGGTTCGGTCGACGCCTGGGCGGGCCTTGACCCCATCATGGCCGGCGCCGAGCAGTCCGGTGCGCAGCTGCTCTACCGCAACGTCGACTTCAACAGCTACGGCTTCCTCAACGCCACCGAGGACTTCATCAAGAACAAGCCGGATGTCGCCCAGACCGTCGTGAACGCCTACGAGCACGCCCGCGCCTGGGCCGAGGAGAACCCCGACAAGACCGCAGCGATCTTGGCCGAGGTGGCCGGACTCGACCCGGCCGTGGCCACCAAGGTCATCACCGAGCGCACCAACCTCGACGTCGACAACGTGCCTGGCGACGCGCAGGTCTCGGTGCTCAAGACGATCGGCCCGCTCTTCGTCGAGACGGGCGATGTGGCCAACCAGGGCCTGATCGACGATGCCCTCGCCGGCATCGTGAACGACGAGTTCGCCACCAAGGCCGACCCGACCGCGATCGGCTGAGAGAGCGCGTCCGGATGATCGACACGAGCTTCGGCACCCCGATCGGCAACGCGCCGGCCGTCGCCGTGCCCATCAACCGTGCGCCCCGCCCCGGCGGCCGCCGCTGGGTGGTCGCCGTCGGCGGCGCCCTGCTGCCGTTGCTGATCCTCGTGGTGTGGCAGGTCGTCACAGCCACCGGCATCGCCTCGACGTCGCAGCTGCCCTCCCCCCAGATGGTGTGGGAGGCGGCGGTCGATCTCGCGCAGCGGGGCCTGCTCTGGCAGTACGTCGCCATCTCCACCCAGCGCGTGGTGATCGGGTTCCTGATCGGCGCTGCCCTGGGGCTCGCGCTCGGGGCCGTGGTGGGCCTGTCGCGCTTCGCCGACATCCTGCTCGCTCCGACGCTCGGAGCGATCCGGGCCGTGCCGTCGCTGGCGTGGGTGCCGCTGCTCATCCTCTGGTTCAAGATCGGCGAGGAGTCGAAGATCATCCTCATCACGATCGGCGCCTTCTTCCCCGTCTACACCACCGTCGCGGCGGCCCTCCGGCACGTCGACCGGCAGCTCGTCGAGGCGGGTCGTGCCTTCGGCTACCGCGGGGTGCGCCTGTTCCTCACGGTGCAGCTGCCCGCGGTCATCCCCTCGGTCGCGTCGGGCCTGCGCCTCGCGCTCGCTCAAGCGTGGCTGTTCCTGGTGGCGGCGGAGTTGATCGCGGCGTCGATGGGGTTGGGCTTCCTGTTGTCGGATTCGGGCAACAACGGTCGCATCGACCGCATCTTCCTCGCCATCATCCTGCTCGCCGTGCTCGGCAAGCTGACCGACTCCCTTCTCGCCCTCTTCGAACGCTGGGCCGTCAGGAAGTGGGCCTGACAGAGCCCCAGCACGGGGGGCCGCCTCACTGCAGGCGCGTGGTGGAGGTGACGCGGGAGCGGAATCCGCCACTGATGTGCACGAGGGCGGGCAGCTGCCGCCCGAGCAGTTCGTCGAGCGCGACGACGGCGTCCTCCACGATCATCGCGGCATCGCGGGGCGAGACACCGCGTCGGCACGTGACCGAGACCTTCAGCACCGGCGTTCGCCGCACGCGGTAGGTCGAGACGTGCGAAGACACGAATTCCGGCCGCGCACCGACGACCTCCTGCAGCATCTGCTGCGCCACCGACGATTCGACGACGGTGCGGCCGTGGTCGCTGGGGCGCTCGTCGAGCACGATCCCGGTGTGGCCCCGGCCCTGTCGCGCGATGAACACGATGAGCAGGATGATCGCGACGACCACGAGCACCAGGATCGCGGGCAGGATCCAGCTCACCCCGGTGTCGCCGAGAGGGGTCTCGGCCAACCAGGCCGACATCTGCTCGGTGAGCCGCCCGCCGATGTCCTTCCCGGCGTCGCGCAGCGCGGGCACGAGCACCACGGCTGCCGCGCCGGCTCCGACGACGAGCAACAGCAGCCCGACGAGCAGGATCAGGAGGCGGTTCGCGCCCCGGTTGGTGCTGTTCATGCGCCGATCCTTCCGTCGTCTGCGATCCGCACCCGCGGCGAAACGGTGGGACGGAGTTCGTAACTGTCGAGCTGCGCCGAGACGACCTCCGCCACGACGCCGCGATCGACGGGGATGCCCGACGTCGGCGTGAGATGAACGACGGCCTGTCGGTGCGACACCGAGACCGACGCGTTGTCGGGGTCGACATTGCCCGCGATGGAGGCGTGCCGTGCCAGCGCCGACGCGATCACTTCGTTGTCGGCCACGACCACGGTGCGGTTCGAGGCGAGGCGATGCCGCGCCCGGCGACCGGGCGAGACCGCCGCGACGACCAGCAGCACGCCGACGATCGCCGCAAGGACGCCGGCCGTGGCCACGATTCCCGAGGGAGCGTCGGCGATGTTCGCCAGCGACGCGAACATGTCCCGCGGGGCGACCAGGAGTGCCGGTGCACCGAGCAACGCGATCACGATCTCCGTGCCGACCCAGGCGAGCGACACGATGAGCAGCACGGCCAGCACGATGGCGAGCAGGGAACGGGGCGAGTGGGTCTCCCGCCGAGCGATACGACGGTAGACGCCGGCGAACGAGGCCGGCACGGCAGGGGCGGGCGATTGCGAGGACGCCCGGCGAGCATCCGTCGACGGCCTCTCGGGCGTGGTCGAGACCGTGCTCATCGAACTCTCTCCTCGGGTTGGATGTCGGCGGCGGTGAGCCGCACGGTGACCCGGCCGATGGCCGAGCCGGTCAGTTCGTTCACCCGGTCGCGGATGGTCTCCTGCGCTCGAGCCGCGCGCTCCACGATCGAGCCGCCGGTGCGATCGAGGAGGCCACTGCGTCGGCGGGCGAGCGACACGACCCGGATGGGGGCGGTCACCGTCAGAGCCAGCAGACCCCGCTCGTCGGCGAGGTGCACGCCCACACGATTCACCTGCACGCCGAGAGCGTCGGCCGTCACAGCGGCCACGACCCGGTTCAGGGCCTTCGACGTGACTCGGTTGCGACCGCGATCCGTCGAGGCGCCGGTGGTGGAGCCGGTGCCGGCCGCGACGGGATGCGTCGCGGCGCCGGTCATGACGACGAGCG
It encodes the following:
- a CDS encoding ABC transporter ATP-binding protein; translated protein: MALTQAPRLTRSTHVTERAFGVEFRDLGRSFPAPKKRGVETSVLGEVTLRIEPGEIVAILGPSGCGKSTLLRIAGGLDRPTSGSVTIDGAAVAEFDPRCAIGFQEPRLLPWRTLEQNVALGLPRGGSRADGREIVAELVSLVGLSNFSGHTPRQISGGMAQRASLARALARNPGVLLLDEPFGALDALTRLKMQDLLLEVHAAAPTTVLLVTHDVDEALQLADRVILLGKGPDDGANRIQQVITVPGARPRDRGSAELAELRAQLLGGLGIERHASGDELP
- a CDS encoding aliphatic sulfonate ABC transporter substrate-binding protein, with translation MTRTRLLPIALAATAAASLLLSGCVAGENQGNAAAAAPAASDGAAPVTEGGTLNIDFATYNPLSLVIKDQGWLEDALAPQGITVNWVQSAGSNKANEALRAGAIDVGSTAGSAALLARSNGSPIQVIDIFSQPEWSALVVPAGSPITSVADLKGKQIAATKGTDPYFFLIQALEANGLSADDVTVQNLQHADGWAALQNGSVDAWAGLDPIMAGAEQSGAQLLYRNVDFNSYGFLNATEDFIKNKPDVAQTVVNAYEHARAWAEENPDKTAAILAEVAGLDPAVATKVITERTNLDVDNVPGDAQVSVLKTIGPLFVETGDVANQGLIDDALAGIVNDEFATKADPTAIG
- a CDS encoding ABC transporter permease, which translates into the protein MIDTSFGTPIGNAPAVAVPINRAPRPGGRRWVVAVGGALLPLLILVVWQVVTATGIASTSQLPSPQMVWEAAVDLAQRGLLWQYVAISTQRVVIGFLIGAALGLALGAVVGLSRFADILLAPTLGAIRAVPSLAWVPLLILWFKIGEESKIILITIGAFFPVYTTVAAALRHVDRQLVEAGRAFGYRGVRLFLTVQLPAVIPSVASGLRLALAQAWLFLVAAELIAASMGLGFLLSDSGNNGRIDRIFLAIILLAVLGKLTDSLLALFERWAVRKWA